In the Trichoderma atroviride chromosome 4, complete sequence genome, CCCGGACATGCGGATTTTCCAGCGCGCAAACAGCACCGCTGCCGGATATCTCTTCCACCGgggcgacgatgaagaagtctGGGATCTGGCTGATTTGTCTCTGCAATGCGGCCGCCGCGGAGACGCCTTGAAGGTTGCTTTGGCCTGGCTTTATTACGGCGCCAATGGATTCGAGCGCCAAATTGACCACGCTTTCGACATGGCAAGTTACTTGTTCCGCCTCCTGGAGGAGAGCGGCGACTTTGTCATGGTCTCATCATACCCTCCACCGTGTCTCCAGGTCTGCTTCTACTCAGCCCCTGGAGGCAAATTGACTTCCGACAAGACTGTGAATACCTCCAGAACACAGAGGATTGCACATATGCTTGTTGGTAGAGGATTCATGGTCGACTACGCTCCCGGCAACAAGGGCAGCTTCTTGCGTGTAGTGGTCAATGTTCAGACTTTGGAGGGAACGGTTGAGGGTATCGTAAAGGCCATGGTCGAGCTGGGCCAAGAGATATCCTCGTGAGAAGAATGCGCAACGCTACACAATCATAGATGGCATTTAGCAAACAAATATTCCCTATCCGGTGGCCTGTTATTCATCTCTGCATACTAGATTCGATTTTAGCAGTGTAACATAGACTAGACAACTCAGTATAAATCTTTTACAGATATAAAATGGATTGCTCCTTGATTACTTCTATTTTGCCTTTGGAAGATACATTgatctgttttttttttattttgatGTCAATATGCGATGGTTCTATTGTTGGCTTTAGCTACCTATTGATTGATTCGCCAATGCGCCTCCCCATAGGCGCATTCAAGACTAGAGGTACCAAGGGgtgtgaagaaaaagagagaattcTTGAACAATTAGCATACATTTCTTAATTTTACAAACTATAATAACACCATATGTAAAATACCTAATActtactgctgctactactatatGTACTACCAACCAATGTCTTGTTACCTACTATGTATTTATTAAAACCAATTacatataataataacttgaTTTTCCTTCAACTCCGATACTCAATTCTTCAGCTAGCCTAATTCCTAAAGCCATGTGTTTATTTCCAGTGACAATACCAACATTCCATTCTCAACGCGGTCTTGTCAAACCAcagagaaaaataaaaggctttGACAAAGCACAGAGACCAAGATCCTTTCCTTTCGTTCCCTCCAAAAAGTACGCAGCTAATACAAACACCATTTGTCCCGCACAGTCCGTCCTTACAGTTTTCTTCCAAAAGCGTAACAAAAGCTTACCAAAGCCTAGACTGATgaccaaaaagaaatgagCACTAAAAGAAACGCCTGCGAATGTATCATCATTAACACATTAAACTTTAGCGCcttaaaaagaagaagaagaacgtcCAATACGCCTTATAGTAAAGACTGGTAGTGGTATCAGTAAAGTGGTATCAACGTCTTTCAAGAGTAGGCGAATTGAGCGAGATTGAGCTTTTTGGTTGGGAgcttggcctcttcatcctcgtcctcttcctccccgTCGCTATCGGGGATGATTTGGTCTTCGCTTCCGCATGGCTTGTTCAACGCCTCCATCTCACTCAAATCCACCTTGGGAAGAGGGACAAGCGCAGGATTGACCGCCCCTTTAGCACCAAGGCCTTTACCAACATCCTTTCGTGACGCGGGGagacttggagatgatgccggGCCCTTCAATGCCCACGCTCCCATGCGTTGAAGGGGCGTCTGTCTTGCCCGGGCTGTGGATGGTGCAGTGGAGGTAGTAGATGCGGGAGTGAACACGGATGAGTATTGCGAGGATCTTGAAGCTGGTGTAGCCGACGATTTGGAAGAGTAGGCAAAGCGGTTTAAACTTGGACGAGGAGGGGTACGGATGGTTTCGGATATGGGGGAAAGTGGTTTTGGGAGAGCCACCGAGTCATCGACTGAAGACTCGGGTGTGTCAATAGGGTTCTGTTGGCCGGCTTCTAGGGAAGTGAGTCCTGTGTCTTGGCTTGCACTTGAAACTTGGCTAGTCTCCTGCTCGCTGATTTTCTGCTGGCTTGTCTCCCGCTGGCCGGcttcctgctgctggccgagctCTTGTTGGCTGGCCTTTGGCTGGCTACTATCTCGAGGTGTTGCATCCATCTGAGTGGAATCTTGTTGATTGATACTCTCAGGCTGGCTAGGAGGCGGCCCCTTTGGTTTATCAGCAAAGATTGATACCCTTTTCTTCGACAGAGCCCCAGACGCCCACCCTTCAATATCAGGTAAATTATTGAGGGCTTCATCAAGGGAATCGTCTGAAAGCAAGTAAGCCTCGCTCTTTGTCTTCCGCGGATCCTTTTTGGCgacctttttcttattagCAGGGAAAAATCGACTCGTTTTGGGCGAGCCATCTGCCTCCACGTCAAACGAATCGTCACACAGGCGGGCCTTCTTCGGGGGCCTGGTGGAAGCCTCTGTCTGGGGAGGTTGGCTGTTTGAGACACTGGCTAACAGATTTGCGAGCGGCTCTGTTCGTCGTCGATTCAAGCGAGGCTCTGTTCGTGGAGCGGCTTGTGTTGTCTGATGAGAGTTTGCACTGTCTTCCCCTGACTGCCCTGACTGCTGCGATCCGGGTATATAAGGCCTCGGTAATGGAAACACGCGTGGAACAGCTCCCCCGGCGGTAATTTGCGAAATTCGTTGGGGATCGACGGAGAAACAGTTGGCGTCCATCTCGCCCATGGGTATCcgatgatggcctttgaAATATGAATTGATGGGCTTGGACTGTGGACGGGTTTCGGTAGGCGTAGCGAGCTGAGAGTGCCTTCGTTTGGACGGCGAGACAGGCAGGGTAATTGGAAGTTTTGTAATGGGATTAACGTCGCCACTTGCAATTTTGCGAGCCATCTCTGGTTCGACGTAGGATCCGATGAAAGGCATCT is a window encoding:
- a CDS encoding uncharacterized protein (BUSCO:EOG092D1ZGE), which codes for MLKHFGVTPYMVFDGDYLPSKAATEESRAKKREEKLKIANEYLKAGKSSQAVQEFQKCIDITPEMASALIQELKKMDIPYVVAPYEADAQLVYLERMGLVGGILSDDSDLLVFGAKRLLTKLDQYGNCIEINRRDFCACREISLTGWSDAEFRRMAIMSGCDYLNGLPGVGLKTAYRLLRKSKSPERIVRMLQFDGKRISENYLTLFYQAELTFLHQWVFCPAKKELVHLTELDANRTAEEMPFIGSYVEPEMARKIASGDVNPITKLPITLPVSPSKRRHSQLATPTETRPQSKPINSYFKGHHRIPMGEMDANCFSVDPQRISQITAGGAVPRVFPLPRPYIPGSQQSGQSGEDSANSHQTTQAAPRTEPRLNRRRTEPLANLLASVSNSQPPQTEASTRPPKKARLCDDSFDVEADGSPKTSRFFPANKKKVAKKDPRKTKSEAYLLSDDSLDEALNNLPDIEGWASGALSKKRVSIFADKPKGPPPSQPESINQQDSTQMDATPRDSSQPKASQQELGQQQEAGQRETSQQKISEQETSQVSSASQDTGLTSLEAGQQNPIDTPESSVDDSVALPKPLSPISETIRTPPRPSLNRFAYSSKSSATPASRSSQYSSVFTPASTTSTAPSTARARQTPLQRMGAWALKGPASSPSLPASRKDVGKGLGAKGAVNPALVPLPKVDLSEMEALNKPCGSEDQIIPDSDGEEEDEDEEAKLPTKKLNLAQFAYS
- a CDS encoding uncharacterized protein (BUSCO:EOG092D1ZGE) translates to MGVSGLLPILKSIQRPTELKKFNGETLAVDGYGWLHRAAYSCAPELAQGKPTKKFINAALHRVRMLKHFGVTPYMVFDGDYLPSKAATEESRAKKREEKLKIANEYLKAGKSSQAVQEFQKCIDITPEMASALIQELKKMDIPYVVAPYEADAQLVYLERMGLVGGILSDDSDLLVFGAKRLLTKLDQYGNCIEINRRDFCACREISLTGWSDAEFRRMAIMSGCDYLNGLPGVGLKTAYRLLRKSKSPERIVRMLQFDGKRISENYLTLFYQAELTFLHQWVFCPAKKELVHLTELDANRTAEEMPFIGSYVEPEMARKIASGDVNPITKLPITLPVSPSKRRHSQLATPTETRPQSKPINSYFKGHHRIPMGEMDANCFSVDPQRISQITAGGAVPRVFPLPRPYIPGSQQSGQSGEDSANSHQTTQAAPRTEPRLNRRRTEPLANLLASVSNSQPPQTEASTRPPKKARLCDDSFDVEADGSPKTSRFFPANKKKVAKKDPRKTKSEAYLLSDDSLDEALNNLPDIEGWASGALSKKRVSIFADKPKGPPPSQPESINQQDSTQMDATPRDSSQPKASQQELGQQQEAGQRETSQQKISEQETSQVSSASQDTGLTSLEAGQQNPIDTPESSVDDSVALPKPLSPISETIRTPPRPSLNRFAYSSKSSATPASRSSQYSSVFTPASTTSTAPSTARARQTPLQRMGAWALKGPASSPSLPASRKDVGKGLGAKGAVNPALVPLPKVDLSEMEALNKPCGSEDQIIPDSDGEEEDEDEEAKLPTKKLNLAQFAYS